From a region of the Calonectris borealis chromosome 2, bCalBor7.hap1.2, whole genome shotgun sequence genome:
- the AGR3 gene encoding anterior gradient protein 3 has protein sequence MLHSTLALSLLLIAVSSNLAMAIKKEKRAPQTLSRGWGDEITWVQTYEEGLYQAKKSNKPLMVIHHLEDCQYCQALKKAFAENEEIQEMAQNNFVMLNLMHETTDKNLSPDGQYVPRIMFVDPSLTVRADITGRYSNRLYTYEPQDIPFLIENMKKALRLIQTEL, from the exons ATGCTCCATTCAACATTGGCTTTGTCCCTCCTGCTGATTGCAGTCTCTTCCAACCTTGCAATGgcaatcaaaaaggaaaaaagagcaccTCAAACACTGTCAAGAG GGTGGGGAGATGAAATTACCTGGGTACAAACTTATGAAGAAGGGCTTTATCAGGCAAAAAAAAG taacaAGCCACTGATGGTAATTCATCATTTGGAAGACTGTCAATACTGCCAAg CACTGAAGAAAGCTTTTGCAGAAAATGAAGAGATACAGGAAATGGCCCAAAATAACTTCGTTATGCTGAATCTCATG CATGAAACCACAGATAAAAACCTGTCACCTGATGGACAGTATGTGCCTCGAATCATGTTTGTAG ACCCATCTCTCACAGTAAGAGCTGATATCACAGGAAGATACTCCAATCGGCTTTACACTTACGAACCACAAGACATACCATTCC taatagAGAACATGAAGAAAGCACTACGCCTCATTCAGACAGAACTGTAA